One region of Camelus bactrianus isolate YW-2024 breed Bactrian camel chromosome 22, ASM4877302v1, whole genome shotgun sequence genomic DNA includes:
- the RFX1 gene encoding MHC class II regulatory factor RFX1 isoform X5, with product MRASETVSEASPGSTASQTGVPTQVVQQVQGTQQRLLVQTSVQAKPGHVSPLQLTNIPVPQQALPTQRLVVQSTAPGGKGGQVSLTVHGTQQVHSPPERSPVQANSSSSKTAGAPTGTVSQQLQVHSVPQSVPVTQERSVVQATPQVPKAGPVQQLTVQGLQPVHVAQESSGSQFPARKAEQQEPQPTPPPEPPPRPPTPGPGPGVLAQEPPPLPPACSGEAPQLGSPEPPPPHYEPGAEQWVELVGVLPPHLLLPQQKVVLEPLPGLPAQASPDQRVRIQRVPQVLVFGTAATALKVQQLQQVPVPHVYSSQVQYVEGGDASYTASAIRSSTYPYPETPLYTQTASTSYYEAAGTAAQVSTPATSQAVASSGSVPMYVSGSQVVASSTSSGSGASNSSGGGGGSGGGGGGGGGGGSGSSSGSGAGTYVIQGGYMLGSASQSYSHTTRASPATVQWLLDNYETAEGVSLPRSTLYCHYLLHCQEQKLEPVNAASFGKLIRSVFMGLRTRRLGTRGNSKYHYYGLRIKASSPLLRLMEDQQHMAMRGQPFSQKQRLKPIQKMEGMTNGVAVGPQQATGLSDISAQVQQYQQFLDASRSLPDFSELDLQGKVLPEGVGPGDIKAFQVLYREHCEAIVDVMVNLQFTLVETLWKTFWRYNLSQPSEAPPLAVHDEAEKRLPKAILVLLSKFEPVLQWTKHCDNVLYQGLVEILIPDVLRPIPSALTQAIRNFAKSLESWLTHAMVNIPEEMLRVKVAAAGAFAQTLRRYTSLNHLAQAARAVLQNTAQINQMLSDLNRVDFANVQEQASWVCRCEDRVVQRLEQDFKVTLQQQNSLEQWAAWLDGVVSQVLKPYQGSAGFPKAAKLFLLKWSFYSSMVIRDLTLRSAASFGSFHLIRLLYDEYMYYLIEHRVAQAKGETPIAVMGEFANLATSLNSLDPDKDEEEEEEDESEDELPQDISLAAGGESPALGPEALEPPAKLARTDARGLFVQALPSS from the exons CGGTCGCCGGTGCAGGCCAATAGCTCCTCCAGCAAGACGGCTGGGGCTCCCACGGGCACGGTGTCGCAGCAGCTGCAAGTCCACAGTGTCCCGCAGAGTGTCCCCGTCACCCAAGAG AGGTCTGTGGTCCAGGCCACTCCACAGGTGCCCAAAGCTGGCCCCGTGCAGCAGCTCACAGTGCAAGGGCTCCAGCCAGTCCATGTGGCTCAAGAG AGCTCAGGCAGTCAGTTTCCCGCTAGGAAGGCAGAGCAGCAAGAGCCCCAGCCCACGCCGCCACCGGAGCCGCCGCCCCGGCCGCCCAcgcccgggcccgggccgggcgtGCTGGCCCAGGAGCCACCGCCGCTCCCGCCCGCGTGCAGCGGCGAGGCCCCGCAGCTAGGCAGCCCCGAGCCGCCGCCGCCCCATTACGAGCCGGGCGCCGAGCAATGGGTGGAGCTGGTGGGTGTGCTGCCCCCGCACCTGCTCCTGCCGCAGCAGAAAGTGGTCCTCGAGCCACTGCCCGGGCTCCCGGCCCAAGCCAGCCCCGACCAGAGGGTCAGGATCCAGAGAGTCCCCCAGGTGCTAGTGTTCGGCACGGCCGCCACGGCCCTCAAA GTGCAGCAGCTCCAGCAGGTGCCAGTCCCACATGTGTACTCCAGCCAAGTGCAGTATGTGGAGGGCGGCGATGCCAGTTACACGGCCAGCGCCAT CCGCTCCAGCACCTACCCCTACCCCGAAACGCCGCTGTACACGCAGACCGCCAGCACCAGCTACTACGAGGCCGCGGGCACAGCTGCCCAGGTCAGcactcctgccacctcccaggcGGTGGCCAGCAGTGGCTCTGTGCCCATGTACGTGTCCGGCAGCCAGGTGGTCGCCAGCTCCACCAGCAGTGGGAGTGGGGCCAGCAACAGCAGCGGTGGTGGCGGTGGCAGTGGCGGCGGGGGAGGCGGTGGtgggggcggcggcagcggcagcagcagtgGCAGCGGAGCAGGCACCTACGTGATCCAAGGCGGCTACATGCTGGGCAGTGCCAGCCAGTCCTACTCTCACACCACCCGTGCCTCACCAGCCACT GTCCAGTGGCTTCTGGACAACTACGAGACGGCTGAGGGCGTGAGCCTGCCGCGGAGCACCCTCTACTGCCACTACCTGCTGCACTGCCAGGAGCAGAAGCTGGAGCCTGTCAACGCCGCGTCCTTCGGCAAGCTCATCCGCTCAGTCTTCATGGGCCTGCGCACCCGACGTCTCGGTACCAG GGGCAACTCTAAGTACCACTACTACGGCCTGCGCATCAAGGCCAGCTCTCCCCTGCTGCGGCTGATGGAAGACCAGCAGCACATGGCTATGCGGGGCCAACCCTTCTCACAGAAGCAGAG GCTCAAACCCATTCAGAAAATGGAGGGCATGACCAACGGTGTGGCCGTGGGCCCACAGCAGGCCACTGGGCTGTCGGACATCAGTGCCCAGGTCCAGCAGTACCAGCAGTTTCTGG ATGCCTCAAGGAGCCTCCCTGACTTCTCAGAGCTTGACCTCCAGGGCAAAGTGCTGCCCGAGGGCGTCGGGCCTGGAGACATCAAGGCCTTCCAGGTCCTGTACCGGGAACACTGTGAG GCCATCGTCGATGTCATGGTGAACCTGCAGTTCACCCTGGTGGAGACACTGTGGAAAACCTTCTGGAGGTACAACCTCAGCCAGCCCAGCGAGGCGCCGCCGCTGGCTGT GCACGATGAGGCTGAGAAGCGGCTGCCAAAGGCCATCCTGGTGCTCCTCTCCAAATTCGAGCCTGTGCTCCAGTGGACCAAGCACTGTGACAACGTGCTGTACCAGGGCCTGGTGGAGATCCTCATCCCTGATGTGCTACGGCCCATCCCCA GTGCCTTGACCCAAGCGATCCGGAACTTTGCCAAGAGCCTGGAGAGCTGGCTCACCCATGCCATGGTGAACATACCCGAGGAGATGCTGCGGGTGAAG GTGGCAGCGGCCGGCGCCTTCGCGCAGACACTGCGGCGCTACACGTCGCTCAACCACTTGGCGCAGGCGGCGCGCGCTGTGCTGCAGAACACCGCGCAGATCAACCAGATGCTGAGCGATCTCAACCGTGTGGACTTCGCCAACGTGCAG GAGCAGGCCTCATGGGTGTGCCGCTGCGAGGACCGCGTGGTGCAGCGGCTAGAGCAGGACTTCAAAGTGACGCTGCAGCAGCAGAATTCACTGGAGCAGTGGGCAGCCTGGCTGGACGGCGTCGTGAGCCAGGTGCTCAAGCCATACCAGGGCAGCGCCGGCTTCCCCAAGGCCGCTAAGCTCTTCCTCCTCAAGTGGTCCTTCTACAG CTCCATGGTGATCCGCGACCTGACCCTGCGCAGCGCCGCCAGCTTCGGCTCCTTCCACCTCATCCGCCTGCTCTACGATGAGTACATGTACTACCTGATCGAGCATCGCGTAGCCCAGGCCAAGGGCGAGACCCCCATCGCCGTCATGGGCGAG TTCGCCAACCTGGCTACCTCCCTGAACTCCTTGGACCCGGACAAAG acgaggaggaggaagaggaggacgaGAGCGAGGATGAGCTGCCGCAGGACATCTCGCTCGCGGCCGGCGGCGAGTCGCCCGCGCTGGGCCCCGAGGCTCTGGAGCCACCGGCCAAGCTGGCGCGGACGGACGCGCGCGGCCTCTTCGTGCAAGCGCTGCCCTCCAGCTAA